The Malus sylvestris chromosome 12, drMalSylv7.2, whole genome shotgun sequence genome contains a region encoding:
- the LOC126592266 gene encoding probable arabinosyltransferase ARAD2 — translation MGEWYLFQDLLKPESERVGSPVKRVLDPEEANLFYVSFFSSLSLIVNPAQQASGSEKLLYSDEENQVALIEWLESQKYWKRNNGRDHVIMVLDPNALYKVIDKVKNCVLLVCDFGRLKEDQGSLVNDVIVPYSRLLRSMMILM, via the coding sequence ATGGGTGAGTGGTACCTGTTTCAGGACCTGCTCAAACCCGAATCGGAACGGGTCGGTTCGCCCGTTAAGAGGGTATTGGATCCGGAAGAGGCAAACTTGTTCTATGTGTCGTTCTTCTCGTCATTGAGCCTGATTGTTAACCCGGCGCAACAGGCTTCTGGGTCGGAGAAGCTGTTGTACAGCGACGAGGAGAATCAGGTGGCCTTGATTGAGTGGCTGGAATCGCAGAAGTACTGGAAGAGGAACAATGGCCGAGACCATGTGATCATGGTTTTGGACCCCAATGCTCTGTACAAAGTGATTGACAAAGTCAAAAATTGTGTACTGCTTGTTTGCGATTTTGGGCGGTTGAAGGAGGACCAAGGATCGCTTGTGAATGACGTGATCGTGCCTTACTCTCGACTTCTTCGTTCGATGATGATACTGATGTGA
- the LOC126594053 gene encoding G-type lectin S-receptor-like serine/threonine-protein kinase At4g27290, which produces MAVALSVEMLLFSSLFLLPISVISQNNGSVAVGSSLTATTGDSSWLSPSGDFAFGFSPLGNNDLFLLSIWYAKIRDTVVWYAYEDNNPVVARGGSVLKLTASGLVLNNPQGAEIWKSETTSPIVANGVMNDTGNFVLQDENSGSLWETFSNPTDTVLPGQRIERNGKLSCRQSETNYTKGPFQLQLKSDGNLVLSILTADNAEIVYFDTNTTNGSVPGSQGKQLVFNSLGDMFVLRENGGNYTFPGTKGVSVRVNHVSVGDNYVRATLDFDGIFALYSHPKNVNGIASWSSPMWYMPDDFCKRGAGVCGNNSTCELNTDKRPTCKCQKGFSFLDPKDIYRGCKRVESVLLADKWVWIGISIAAALVLCTAYYLLRRRKSALASAGENRTEIENEMPILMKSNRPTDDVNGLQNDGKIGHHDLREFSHSSISAATKKFAEENRLGEEGFEPVYKGKEMGREIAVKRLSKSSGQRNSEFKTELRLIHKLQRTIHELQRTNLVQLFGFCIHEDERMLIYEYMPNKSLDYFIFDSTRGRQLDWKKRFGIIEGITQGLLCLHQHSRMRVIYGDLKASNILIDENMNPKIAYFGLARITHTELEASTSTIVGTVPETIEGIVPVKTDVYDLGVLILEIISGQKINRFGNDDPLHNLVSYAWGLWKENAGLELMDPALGDSCNENQLLRCIHVGLLCVEENAADRPTMSVVIPMLRDESTERPKPKKPAYYAQGNVD; this is translated from the exons ATGGCAGTGGCTCTTTCTGTAGAGATGCTTTTGTTCTCCTCTTTGTTTTTGCTACCAATTTCTGTGATTTCCCAAAATAATGGAAGCGTAGCAGTTGGGAGTTCTCTAACTGCAACTACAGGCGACTCCTCATGGCTTTCTCCATCCGGTGATTTCGCGTTTGGATTTTCGCCCCTCGGAAACAATGATCTTTTCTTGCTTTCGATATGGTATGCGAAAATCCGAGACACCGTAGTTTGGTATGCATATGAGGATAACAACCCTGTAGTTGCACGTGGGGGATCAGTTCTGAAATTGACTGCCAGTGGACTAGTTCTTAACAATCCTCAGGGTGCAGAGATATGGAAATCCGAAACAACCTCCCCGATTGTTGCGAACGGGGTGATGAATGACACCGGAAACTTTGTCCTTCAAGACGAAAACTCGGGGAGCTTGTGGGAGACCTTCAGCAATCCTACAGACACCGTTTTGCCTGGACAGAGAATTGAGAGAAACGGGAAGCTTTCGTGTAGACAATCGGAGACGAACTACACAAAAGGGCCGTTCCAGCTACAATTGAAATCTGATGGAAACCTCGTGCTCAGCATCTTGACAGCAGATAATGCCGAAATCGTTTACTTCGACACGAACACCACCAACGGGAGTGTGCCAGGTAGTCAAGGCAAACAATTGGTGTTCAACAGCTTAGGGGACATGTTTGTTCTGAGAGAAAATGGTGGAAATTACACTTTTCCGGGGACAAAGGGAGTGTCGGTGAGGGTCAACCACGTGTCGGTGGGGGACAACTACGTAAGGGCGACTCTGGATTTTGATGGGATTTTCGCTTTATATTCTCACCCGAAAAACGTCAATGGAATTGCAAGCTGGAGTAGTCCTATGTGGTACATGCCGGATGATTTTTGCAAACGGGGCGCTGGTGTTTGCGGTAACAACAGTACCTGTGAGCTCAACACAGATAAAAGGCCAACCTGCAAATGCCAAAaagggttttcttttcttgatccGAAGGATATATACCGAGGCTGCAAACGCGTGGAATCAGTATTATTAG CAGATAAATGGGTTTGGATTGGCATTTCTATAGCTGCTGCTCTAGTGCTTTGCACCGCGTACTATCTACTCCGACGAAGAAAATCAGCCCTTGCATCAGCTG GTGAGAACCGGACAGAGATTGAGAACGAAATGCCTATCTTAATGAAATCTAATCGACCTACTGATGATGTTAATGGCCTCCAAAATGATGGGAAGATAGGACATCATGATTTAAGGGAGTTTAGCCATTCATCCATCTCGGCTGCCACAAAAAAATTTGCTGAAGAAAACAGGCTAGGAGAAGAAGGGTTTGAACCGGTTTATAAG GGGAAGGAGATGGGACGAGAAATAGCTGTGAAGAGGCTTTCAAAAAGTTCGGGACAAAGAAATTCGGAGTTCAAGACTGAATTGAGACTCATACATAAGCTCCAACGCACAATACATGAGCTCCAACGCACAAACCTTGTTCAGCTCTTTGGATTTTGCATTCATGAGGACGAGAGGATGTTGATATACGAATACATGCCAAACAAAAGCTTAGACTACTTTATTTTTG ATTCAACCAGAGGTAGGCAACTCGATTGGAAGAAGCGTTTCGGTATAATAGAAGGAATCACTCAAGGATTGCTTTGCTTGCACCAACACTCGAGAATGAGAGTAATTTATGGAGATTTGAAAGCTAGTAATATACTAATCGACGAAAACATGAACCCTAAAATTGCATATTTTGGATTGGCAAGGATAACCCACACTGAATTGGAAGCAAGTACTAGTACGATTGTCGGGACAGT TCCTGAGACCATTGAAGGAATCGTTCCTGTAAAAACCGACGTCTACGATCTCGGGGTGCTAATACTTGAAATCATAAGCGGCCAGAAAATCAACCGCTTCGGCAATGATGATCCCTTACACAATTTAGTAAGCTAT GCATGGGGGTTATGGAAAGAAAATGCAGGGCTAGAACTAATGGATCCAGCTCTAGGCGACTCGTGTAACGAGAATCAACTGTTAAGATGCATCCATGTCGGTCTACTGTGCGTGGAGGAAAACGCAGCCGATCGACCCACCATGTCGGTTGTGATACCGATGTTGAGAGACGAAAGCACGGAGCGGCCTAAACCCAAAAAGCCGGCATATTACGCACAAGGAAATGTGGACTGA